One stretch of Zingiber officinale cultivar Zhangliang chromosome 6B, Zo_v1.1, whole genome shotgun sequence DNA includes these proteins:
- the LOC121988805 gene encoding aldehyde oxidase GLOX-like, producing the protein MMRPKRVLVATFFLSLVVFVSTAAGGGDGEEGSWQWKVLQTSIGVSAMHMQLLRNDRVIVFDRTDFGRSNLSLPGGRCRDDPKEKALKHDCTAHSVEYDVAANTFRPLTVLTDTWCSSGSLAPDGALLQTGGYNDGERVARTFRPCDDGTCDWEESPDALSVRRWYASNQALPDGRTVIVGGRRQFNYEFFPKKSSSDSAAISFRFLAETKDAVEDNLYPFVHLNIDGNLFVFANNRAVLLDYVKNRVVRTYPPMPGGEPRNYPSTGSSVLLPLAPAPMEAEVLVCGGAPPGAYLDAKTNRTYRRALDTCGRIKITDPAAQWDMETMPGPRVMGDMVLLPSGEVLLVNGAASGTAGWELGQNPVMAPVVYRPAASAGARFEEQSEASRPRLYHSTAVLLRDGRVLIGGSNPHEGYNFSGVQFPTDLSLDAFSPSYLSFKNAALRPRITVPAPPMQLSYGERFTMEYEVGTAVEGGVRVTMVAPAFATHSFSMNQRLLFLEATEQESGDGRRRFEAVAPASGILAPPGYYMVFIVNGGVPSVGIWTHIG; encoded by the coding sequence ATGATGAGGCCAAAACGAGTCCTTGTTGCTACCTTCTTCTTGTCCCTTGTCGTTTTCGTTTCGACGGCTGCCGGTGGCGGCGACGGCGAAGAAGGAAGCTGGCAGTGGAAGGTGCTGCAAACGAGCATCGGCGTGTCGGCCATGCACATGCAGCTTCTCCGCAACGACCGCGTCATCGTCTTCGACCGCACCGACTTCGGCCGCTCCAATCTCTCCCTTCCCGGCGGCCGCTGCCGCGACGACCCCAAAGAGAAGGCCCTCAAGCACGACTGCACCGCCCATTCGGTCGAGTACGACGTCGCCGCCAACACCTTCCGCCCACTCACCGTGCTCACCGATACCTGGTGCTCCTCCGGCTCCCTTGCTCCCGACGGCGCCCTCCTCCAGACCGGCGGCTACAATGATGGCGAGCGCGTCGCCCGCACCTTCCGCCCCTGCGACGACGGTACGTGTGACTGGGAGGAGTCCCCCGACGCCCTCTCCGTCAGGCGATGGTATGCTTCGAACCAAGCTCTCCCCGACGGCCGAACCGTCATTGTCGGCGGTCGCAGACAGTTTAACTACGAGTTTTTCCCCAAGAAGAGCAGCTCTGACTCCGCCGCCATTTCCTTCCGCTTCCTAGCCGAGACCAAGGACGCCGTCGAGGACAATCTCTACCCCTTTGTCCACCTCAACATCGACGGTAACCTTTTTGTATTCGCCAACAACCGCGCTGTCCTGCTCGACTACGTCAAGAATAGGGTGGTCCGAACGTATCCGCCAATGCCCGGCGGTGAGCCGAGGAACTACCCAAGCACCGGTTCGTCGGTGCTTCTTCCGCTCGCACCGGCGCCAATGGAGGCGGAGGTGCTCGTGTGCGGCGGCGCTCCGCCGGGCGCGTACTTGGATGCTAAGACTAACCGGACCTATCGTCGGGCGCTCGACACGTGCGGGCGAATCAAGATCACGGACCCGGCAGCGCAGTGGGACATGGAGACGATGCCGGGGCCCAGGGTCATGGGCGACATGGTGTTGCTTCCCTCCGGCGAGGTGCTCTTAGTCAATGGGGCGGCATCCGGCACGGCGGGGTGGGAGCTCGGTCAGAACCCGGTGATGGCTCCGGTAGTGTACCGTCCAGCGGCTTCAGCCGGGGCGAGATTCGAGGAGCAGAGCGAGGCGTCCAGGCCGCGGCTCTACCACTCCACCGCCGTGCTCCTCCGCGACGGCCGCGTGCTCATCGGTGGGAGCAACCCACACGAGGGCTACAACTTCTCCGGCGTCCAGTTCCCCACCGATCTCAGCCTGGATGCCTTCTCCCCGTCCTACTTGAGCTTCAAAAACGCCGCATTGCGGCCGCGGATCACAGTTCCGGCACCTCCGATGCAGCTGAGCTACGGCGAGCGATTCACGATGGAGTACGAGGTGGGGACAGCGGTCGAAGGGGGCGTGAGAGTGACAATGGTGGCGCCAGCGTTTGCGACACACTCGTTCTCAATGAACCAGAGGCTTCTCTTCCTGGAGGCGACGGAGCAGGAATCCGGCGACGGCCGCCGGCGTTTTGAAGCGGTGGCTCCGGCGTCGGGAATTTTGGCACCCCCGGGATATTATATGGTATTCATTGTGAATGGTGGGGTCCCTAGCGTAGGAATCTGGACCCACATTGGGTGA